In Bradyrhizobium paxllaeri, the genomic stretch CGGCTGGGTCGTTCTGATCATTGGTTTCCTCTACAATTTTGGCTGGCTGGCGTTCGCGCTCGGCACGCTTTGGCTCGACGGACGCGAGCACGGAGACGGCAAGGTGGCGATGGGTTAGCGATAGCGCAAAGCAATCCATGCTGCCGCTTGCGGCGAAATGGATTGCTTCGCGGAGCCTGTCATCGGGCGCGCATTCGCGCGACCCGTTGACTCGCAATGACGCTGATAGGTCATTGCCCGGCCATGAGGAGAGGCGTTCAGCCCTTGCGCAGGAACACGTAATCGGCCGAGTAGGGGACGCTTTCATAGGTGCCCGCCTTGTAGCAGGCGCCGGTGAGCCTTCCCCCCGCCGTGTTGATCCGCTGCACCGTCGTCGCCGGACTGAGAACACCGTTGCCGCGCCGGGAAGTCACTGTGAGCTTCAGCAAGGGAATGTCGTTCGCGACCATGCCCGGGGCCGTGCCGGCGACCTGGGCGACCACCACGCTGCCGTCGCTGAGTTCCCAGTTCGGCCCGGCATAGTGCCGGCCGACCGTCTTGCCATCCTGGAAAAGCGTCGCGATCGGCTCGCGAAACGCCCAGGTGAGTGTGCCGTCGCCGCCGCTCTTGCATTCGTAGACCTGCGCGCCTTCGGCATGCAGCGTGAGAATAGCGGTTTCGCCCGGCGCTGCGATGGCCTCGGGAAGCGCTTTCTGGGCGGTCGCGGTAACAAGCGACCCGGTCAGCATGATGGCGCTCAGCACGGCGCTCTTGGAAAACGACACGGTTATAATGCTCCGTTGTTGGTTCTTGATCATTGCGAGCCAACGGGCCGCGCGAATCCGCGCCCGACGACAGGCTCCGAGCAATCCATGGTGCTCCGGGCGGAGACATGGATTGCTTCGTCGCACTGCCCCTCGCAAATGATGGGGAGGGAGTTGCGAAGGGCGGCTTAGGCCGCCATCGCCTTCTCGAGGTTGGCGGCGACCTTGTCGAGGAAGCCGGTCGTCGACAGCCAGCGCTGGTCGGCGCCGACCAGGAGCGCGAGGTCCTTGGTCATGTAGCCTTCCTCGACGGTCGCGACGCAGACCTTTTCCAGCGTGTCGGCGAATTTTGCCAGCTGCGGGTTGTTGTCGAGCTTGGCGCGGTGGGCGAGGCCACGGGTCCAGGCGAAGATCGACGCGATCGAGTTGGTCGAGGTCTCCTTGCCCTTCTGGTGCTCGCGGTAGTGACGGGTCACCGTGCCGTGGGCGGCTTCGGCTTCCACGGTCTTGCCGTCGGGCGTCAGCAGCACCGAGGTCATCAGGCCGAGCGAGCCGTAGCCCTGCGCGACCGTGTCCGACTGCACGTCGCCGTCGTAGTTCTTGCAGGCCCAGACATAGCCGCCCGACCACTTCAGCGCCGAGGCGACCATGTCGTCGATCAGGCGGTGTTCGTAGGTGAGGCGCTTGGCCTCGAATTCCTTCTTGAACTCGCGGTCGTAGATGTCCTGGAAGATGTCCTTGAAGCGGCCGTCATAGACCTTGAGGATGGTGTTCTTGGTCGAAAGATAGACCGGGTAATTCCGCATCAGGCCGTAATTGAACGAGGCGCGGGCGAAGTCGATGATGGAGTCATCGAGGTTGTACATCTGCATCGCGACGCCGGAGCCCGGGGTCTTGAACACTTCCTTCTCGATGACGGTGCCGTCCTCGCCGACGAACTTCAGGGTCAGCGTGCCCTTGCCGGGGAACTTGATGTCGGTGGCACGGTACTGGTCGCCATAGGCATGGCGGCCGATGATGATCGGCTTGGTCCAGCCGGGAACCAGGCGCGGCACGTTCTTGCAGATGATCGGCTCGCGGAAGATGACGCCGCCGAGGATGTTGCGGATGGTGCCGTTCGGCGACTTCCACATTTCCTTCAGGTTGAATTCCTTCACCCGGGCCTCGTCCGGGGTGATGGTGGCGCATTTGACGCCGACGCCGACCTTCTTGATGGCGTTGGCGGCATCGATGGTGACCTGGTCGTTGGTCTGGTCGCGGTACTCCATTCCGAGGTCAAAATACAACAGCTCGACATCCAGGAACGGGGTGATCAGCTTGTCCTTGATGTACTGCCAGATGATCCGGGTCATCTCGTCGCCATCGAGTTCGACGACGGGGTTGGACACCTTGATTTTTGCCATGACGGAAGGGGCCTTTTCTCGGAAAACCGCGTGTTTCGGGCGGGATGGGTGATTATAGGGGGCCTATAGCACCGCAAACCGGCCGGCGGAAGCCAAGCTGTTATGCAGTTTCAGCCCATCCTTTAGGACTTCTTGTTTTGACGCGTTTTCTTGACGCCAACCGGGTCCCACCCCGGATCAAAGTCCGGGGCAGGCTTCGCTTGAAAACGCTTTAAATTGCCGCCTGGGTCGCCGTCCCCGCCACCACGTACCAGGTCACGAATATGCCGCAGATCAGGGCGCCGGGCAGGCTGGAGCCGGTCCGCCGCCAGGTGAAGGTCGCGATCACGGCGCAGATCGCCAGGAGCGGGACGAACTGGATGGCAACGATGGTCGAGAGCGGCACGAAGCCGGGGTCGGGCAGCGGGTTGAACAGCTTTCCGCCGAGCCACAGGAGGCTGTATTGCAGCCCGACGAGGACGATGAAGCCCAGAGTCATTGCGAAGATATTGGTCAGGTACAGCGCCCCGCGGGGAGCTGCCATGGTCGAGAAATTGCGATGCAGGACATGCAGCGCAATGACGAAAAACGCCGTGAATGGGACCAGATAGATCAGGAAGATCAAAAACTGCTTCGCGCTCATCAGCTTCACCGCGACGATCCAGAACCGGAAGTCGATCTTGAACGCGAGGTCGGCAAGCCACAGCGCCGCGTAGCCGATCGCCACCGTGGCGATGGCGATCACGAGCGACGGCAGGACAGTGCCCGACCGGCTGGCGCGCTTGGGCGCGAACCGCATCAGGGCGAGCGTGATCAGGCCGTTGATGACGGCCCAGACCAGGATCTGATTGGTGATGCCCTGCGGCAGCAAAGCGGAGGGTTTTACGAACGTCCCGCCCAGCGCAAACGCCGGGTAATAGGTCAGCGCCGGAATGAAGGCTGAAAGGATGAAGGCGGCGGTCCAGCGCCGGCCGCTCGCGGCGACATGTTCCGGCATTGTGCCATCGGCAATCTCCGGCAGCCGCAGGCGGGAATACATCGGCGCCTCCAATAGCCCATCGAAGGCGCCGATCAGGAGCGCCACGAAGCCGAGCAGTGCGATCAGCGTTCCGATCTCCTTGCGGAACCAGATCTGGTCGTCCACCGGGCGGTGTGTGCCGCCCTGCAGGGTCTTCGCGAACCAGTCGAGGCTGTAGCCGATGGCCTCGTGCGAAATGTGCTCGGCCGGATGGGTGATGGCGGGGGTATGCAGTACGCGGGCGGTGCCTTGCGCGATGTCGCCATAGACCTTGCCCGGCTCGACCGGCCCCTGGGTGCCGAACAGGGCCCACAGTTTCGGGCTCTGGGTGACGTCGCGGGCAAGATCGACGCCCCACATCAGGGTGGAAAATTCCTCATACTTTGCGAACACCAGCGCCACGTTGCGTGGCCAGGTGGTCGTGCCCTCGGCGGCGAACGGCTTGCCGGTCGAGGAGCCCTCCAGCACCATCGATTTGTAGCCATCAGGCATCGCGGTCGCCGCCGCCAGCACGGTCCAGCCGCCCATCGAGTGGCCCTCGAGCCCGATATTGTTCTTATCGACGATTTCGAGGCTGCGCAGATAAGCGAGCCCATCGGGGCCGCCGAAGCCGTTCGCGAAAGCGGGCGGGTCGCTGTAGCCGTGGCCGGTCTGGTCGAGCGCGAGCACAACGTAGCCACGGCGGGCGAACTCGATGGCAAAGCCATCCTGGGTCTCGCGCGAATTGATATAGCCGTGGACGGCGAGGATGCCGGGAGCGGGGATCTGCGGCGTGGCGTTCGGCGGGATGTAGAGCAACCCACTCATGGTGTTGCCCTTGGCGCCCTTGAAGCGGACATCCTCGATCCGGATACCGCCGGCAGTCTGGGTGAAATGGGCGAGCAGGCCGCCCGCCAGGATCAGGACCACGCCGACAATCGCCAACGACCACCTGCCGCGCATCGACGTCTCCCCTGATGCCCTTCGCCGTTGAACCGGCGCTCGGGATTGTTTGCAGCTTCGCTTTGTTTGTGATTGTTAGCCTAGCCGAAAGTCTAATGCGCGCAAGCGGCCGCGCGGGGATCATGCCTCCTTGAGACTTTGAGCGAGCGCGCAGAGAGGTTAGTAAGCCGCGCAACGGGCTCGCGAATTGGGCCGCCATCCGAAACGAATCTGTCGCGGTGATTCAAAACCTTCAGAGGTTGAATCAACTTCGGAGGTTGAATGAGAAGGTGAAGTCGAGAAATGTCCGGCACCGATAAAACCAAGGCTGGTTTGGATTTAGCCGGACCAATTGTGATCCTCGTCGAGCCGCAGCTCGGCGAGAATATCGGCATGGCCGCGCGCGCGATGGGCAATTTCGCGCTGTCGCGACTCAGAATCGTCAATCCGCGCGACGGCTGGCCGAACATCGCGGCGCAGCGGGCGGCGGCCGGCGCCGACCAGATTCTGGAACAGGCCGAGCTGTTCGACACAGTGGAGCAGGCGGTCGCCGATCTCTCGCTCCTGTTCGCCACCACCGCCCGCGCCCATGACCAGGCCAAGCCGGTGGTCGAACCGACCGAGGCGGCCCGCGAGATCGTGGCGCATATCGGAACCGGCGGCGGGGCCGGCATTCTCTTTGGCCGCGAGCGCTATGGCCTGCAGAACGAGGAGGTGGCGCTCGCCAACCGGATCATCACCTTTCCGGTCAATCCGGGCTTTGCCTCGCTCAATTTGGCGCAGGCGGTGCTCCTGATCGGCTATGAGTGGTTCAAGCATTCGACCGGCGGCGCGCTGCCGTTCGCGATGCCGGAGCGTTCCGAGCCGGCCTCGCAGCACCAGATGCAGGCCTTCTTCGACAATCTGGTCCGGGAACTCGACAAGGTCGAATTCCTCCGCCCGCGCGAGAAGCGGGACACCATGCTGGTGAACCTCCGCAACATTTTTACGCGCATGGACCCGACCAAGCAGGACATGCACACGCTGCACGGTGTGGTGATGGCGATCGCCGAAGGGCGCAAGGGGCCGGCCAAGGGCGGCGTGCTCGATGGCGAACAGGCGACACGGCTGCGGGCGCTTCTGGCCGAGCACGGGCAGGGGCCGGCGGCGCCCGGTGACAGCTCGACTGTGCGCGGGCTCGCCCGGCTGCTTCGCCGGAACCCGACCGATGCCGAACGGATCCTGTGGCAGGCGCTGACGCGCGACCGTCGTTTCGCTGGCCAGTTCAAGCGCCAGACGCCGGTCGGTCGCCACATTCCCGATTTCGTTTCCTTCGTGCATCGGCTCGCGATCGAACTGGTCAACCCGAACGAGTCGGAGGCGATCGTCGCCGACCGCGCCATGCGGAAGGCGTGGCTGGAGGCGCGCGACTATCGCGTGATCGAGATGCACGTCGCCGACGTCGAGCGCGATCTGGCGACGGAACTCGGACGGCTCGAAGCCATGCTGCGCGATCCGCAATGAAGCCGTAGCTACGATCGCTGTCCCCGCCGGCACAAACGGAGTAAGCTCGCCCTTCCAATCGACAACGCAACGCGGAGGTCTGCCATGGCTACATCCGACTGGCGTCTCGAAGGCGAATGGATCAAGAACTGCACCTGCGCATTCGGCTGTCCGTGCGATTTCAATGCCCTGCCGACCCAAGGCTATTGCAAGGGCATGGTCGGCATGCGGATCACCAAGGGACATTTCGAGAGGACCAAGCTCGACGGCCTCGTCTTCGCAGCCACCGTTGATTTTCCCGGCGCACTGCATGAAGGCAATGGCCAGCTGCAGCCGATCGTCGACGAGCGCGCCACGCCCGAGCAGCGCGAAGCGCTGTTCAACATCATGTCGGGCAAGTTCTCCGCCGAGGGCACGCTGTTCCAGATCCTCAGCCTGATCGTCACCAAGATTCACGATCCACTGTTCGTGCCCTTCGAGTTCTCGTTCGACAAGAATGGTCGCGTTGCGCGCGTCGTGGCGAAGGGTGTGCTGGAGACCGAGGTCGAGCCGATCAAGAATCCGGTGACCGGAGAGCCTCACCGCATCCAGGTCGTGATGCCGGAGGGATTCGAGCACCGCGCTGCCGAGGTCGCCTCGGCCAACATCCGCTCGACCGGCGCCATCAAGTTCGACACCAAGGGCACGCATAGTTCGCTCGCCAACGTGATCCAGACGCCGGACGGCGTCGCGGCCTAGCTAGCGCGGCACCCGAATCCAACTCTGCCGTTCCGGCATCGGGAGCGGATTCATGACGGGGACCTGGACGCTCGAGCAGACCCTGCGGCACGATCGCCTGATCGTGGCGATCGGAATAGCCACCGTGGTTGCGTTCTCCTGGGGCTATCTGTTGGCCGGCGCCGGCATCGACATGAGCATGGCCGACATGCCGATGGACCCTGAGCCGTGGTCGCTGGCGCAGGCCGGGCTCATGTTCGCGATGTGGTGGGTGATGATGGTTGCCATGATGGTGCCGAGCGCTGCGCCGACGATCCTGCTGTTCACGGCGATCAAGCGCAGGCAGGCAACGACGGACAGCCCCGTCATCTCAAGCTGGTTGTTCCTCGCCGGCTATCTCGTGATCTGGGCAGGGTTCAGCCTCGTTGCAGTTGCCGTGCAATGGGGGCTCGACCAGGCCGGGTTGCTGTCCGGCATGATGGCGAGCACCAGCCATTTTCTCGCCGGGATCATCCTGCTTGCCGCCGGACTCTATCAGTTGACGCCGATCAAGCGCGCCTGCCTGCGCTACTGCCAGAGCCCGATATTGTTCCTCGCGCGATACTGGCAACGGGGCGCGATGGGCGCGCTGCGCATGGGCTTTCGGCACGGCGGTTATTGCGTCGGCTGCTGCTGGTTTCTGATGGCGCTGCTTTTCGTCGCCGGCGTCATGAACCTCGCCTGGGTCGCCGCTGTCGCGATCTATGTCGCCATCGAGAAACTGCTGCCGCGCAGCCAATGGCTGAGCCGTGCCGCTGGCGTCGCCCTGATCGCATCCGGCGGCCTGTTTCTGGTGTTCGGTCCCGCGGTTTTCGCGTCGCTCTAGCGGCCGTCAGACGGCGACCAGTTCGGCGGAACTGCCGGCCCGTTTCGGCTTCTTCATCCTGGAAGGCCCGAACAGATTGCCCGCGGCGAGGCCTGCGGTATCGGCGACGGAGGGATCGCGTGAGACCATGGCGGCGACGATGGCGCCGTCGATCAGCAACGCGAGTTGATGCGCGAGCACCTGCGGCTCGGCCGCGCCCATTTCACCGGCGAGTTTTTCAATATGCGCCAGCACCACCTTCTTGTGGCGCAGCGCGATGTTGCGGAACTGTTTTTGGTGTTTGTCGTGCTCGGCGACCGCGTTGATGAAGGGACAGCCATAGAAGCGTTCCTCGGCGAACCAGCGCTTCAGCGCCGGAAAGATCCGCTTCAGCTTCGCCTGTGCGTCACCGCCGCCATCCTCCATCGCGCCGATGAACCATTCGCGCCACGCCTTGCCTTCGCTCTCCAGCACGGCGTTGACGAGGTTGGTCTTCGATCCGAACAGCTTGTAGAGCGTGGTCTTGGCGGTGCCGGCCTCGTCGATGATGGCATCGATGCCGGTAGCGTTGATGCCGTTCTTGCAGAACAGGTGCGTCGCGGCGCTGAGCAGGCGGCCGCGCGCGGATTCTTCATCCCCTGCGGCTGATGCCGCGACAGCCTTCCGCTTGGAAACTGATTTGCCCATGCGCGCCAGTTAATCGGAGCGCGCCGAAATCATCAAGTCGCATCTCCCATGCGCTCAAAATAATCGCGGCGAGGCAGCGATTGCATCGGCCTTGTGCAGGGCGGTGCTGATCAATCCGCAGGCAGCTAACGCTAAGGCCCTCCAACGCTTCGTCTTTTGTTTCCGGCTCCATCTGGCACGCTTAATGCAGGAAACAGAACGTTCGGTATCCTACCCAAGGGAGAGAAAAAAGATGACTGCGGTTGCTCAAAAAACGGTGCTCACGGGCTGCCTGGCCCCGATCGATAAAGGCGGGCTCGAGCAGCTCATCGCCAACGGCAAGGCCAACCCGAAGGTCATCAAGACCTTGAAGTGCAAGACGGTGGCGGAGGGCAAGTTTCGCCACGCCAACTACATCCGCAATCTCGCGCCCTATATCGTCGACGAGCCGCCGGGGCTTCTGGGCGACGACACCGCGCCCAATCCCTCTGAAGCCTCGCTCGCCGCACTCGGCTCCTGCCTCGCCGTCGGCCTGCACGCCAACGCCGTGCACCGCGGCTGGATCGTCAACAAGCTCGAGCTCGAACTCGAGGGCGACCTCAACATCACCGCCGTCTGGGGTACCGGCGACGTCAGCGAGAAGCCGGTCGGCTTCACGGACGTGCGCGTCAAGGTCGACATGGAATGCGAGGGCATTTCGAAAGCCGAGATCGACGCACTGGTCACCCACGTCAAGAAGTGGTCGCCGGTCGCCAACACCTTTACGCGGCCCGTCAATCTCGAGGTCGGCATCTAACGTAACGCGACGCGTGCAAGAGGGGAGCGGGAGATCATGGAATCACTAGCTTTGTCGCGGATCGAAGTTGCAGATCAACCCGCTCCCACGATTGTCGACGAGGTCGCGAGCCTCGCTCGCCGTGAGCTGGCGCCGCTTGCGCCGGCGATCGATGCCGGCACCGCCTATCCGGACGCGCTGCTGCGCCGTTTCGGTGAGATCGGCGCGTGGGGCAGCCATGTCCCACAGGAGGGACCGGCCGACCTGCGGTGCGCCATCCAGTCGATCGCCGCGATCGGGGAGATCTGCGGCGCCACGGCGTTCATGGCCTGGTGCCAGAACACGCTGGTCTGGTATGCCGCGAACTCCACCAATCTGAAGCTTGCACGGCGCTTCGGCGACGGTTTTTCGAGCGGACGGGTGCTCGGCGGCACCGGGCTCTCCAACCCGATGAAGAGTTTTTTCGGCATCGAACGGCTGAAACTGAAGGGGCGCAAGGTCGAGGGCGGCTATGTCGTGCGCGGCGCGCTGCCCTGGGTGTCGAACCTCGGCCCCGATCATTTCTTCGGCACCATCTTCGAGCGTGAAGAGGGCGGCGGCACCGCAAAAGGCGGGCCGGGCATCGTGATGTTTCTCGCCGACTGTTCCGATCCCGCGATCACGCTGCAGCCATGCAAACCTTTTCTCGCGATGGACGGCACCGGCACCTATGGCGTGCAGTTCCGCGACGTGTTCGTGCCGGATGAACTGATCCTCGCCGAGTCTGCGGGGCCCTTCGTAAAAAAGATCCGCGCCGGCTTCATTCTGCTGCAGACCGGCATGGCGCTCGGCCTGATCAAGGATTGCATCGAGATCATGGACGAGGTCGAGGCGCCATTGAGGCATATCAACCGCTATCTGCCGCAACAGCCTACACAGTTTCGCGAACTGCATGCCGAGTTCGAAAAGGAGGCCATGGCGCTGGCGAGTGATCCCTACAATGCCGACGACAGCTACTGGCGCCGCGTCGTGGCGCTTCGCTTGCGGCTTGGCGACGCCAGCGTCGCGGCCGCGCATGCGGCGATGCTTCATTGCGGCGCGCGCGGCTACCTCAAGAGCCACCGCGCCCAGCGCAGGCTGCGCGAAGCCTATTTCGTCGCGATCGTCACCCCCGCCACCAAGCAGCTCCGCAAGATGCTGGCTGGTGACGAGCACTGATTTTCGATCGACCCCAACCAGCCACACAAACAGGAGAGGCCTGCCATGACGGACGTTCTGATTACTGCCGGCGAACTCGCGGAATTCCTCAAGCAGGAGCCGTGTGTCGTCATCGACACCCGCAATCCCGAAGCCTACGGCGCGGGGCATCTCCCCGGCGCCGTCAATGTCCACGAGATCTTCACGTATCTGGCGACCTCGACGCCGGAAGGCATCCACGAGCTGAAGACCAAATTCGCCGACGCGTTCGGCGCCGCTGGTTTGTCCGGCAAGGAAACCGCCGTCATCTACGAGCAGTCGATGAATTCCGGCTTCGGCCAATCGTGCCGCGGCTACTATCTCCTCACCATGCTCGGCTATCCCAAGGTCAAGGTGCTGCATGGCGGTTACGACGCCTGGGCGGCGGCGGGCTTGCCGGTGACCACGGACGTGCCGTCGCCGGTGAAGGCATCGTTCACGGTCGTGCCGGAGGCGGGTGACATCCTGATCGACGCCAAGACCATGCTGGCGGCCGTCGGCAAGCCCGGCATCGCGCTGCTCGACGTCCGCGACATCGACGAGTGGATCGGCGAAAGCTCGTCGCCGTACGGCAAGGATTTCTGCCCGCGCAAGGGCCGCATCCCCGGCGCGGTGTGGCTGGAATGGTATCGGATGATGAAGCCGACCGCGGAGGGGCCGCGCTTCAAGTCCAAGAACGAAATCCTGGCGGAATGCGCCACCGTTGGCATCACAGAGAGTACGCCGGTCTATCTCTACTGCTTCAAGGGCGCGCGTGCCTCGAACACGTTCCTCGCATTGAAGAACGCCGGCGTGAAGGATGTGCGGATGTATTTCGGCTCCTGGAACGAATGGTCGCGCGATCCTGCGTTGCCGATCGAGGAGGGGCTGCCGATGGAGGCGAAGCTCACGACCAAGGCGGCGTAACGACGCGCTCAATTTTGCAGTCCGACTCCCAGGGAATTGGACCGCAACAAGGCGGCCTGCGATTCTTGAAGCGATGGCGCGAACTGATGGAACCGCGCCATCGCGTCGCTCTGGCGTTCCCGATCTCCGCTGCGTATAATCGTGACACAGTTGGTGGTCGCGCGGATGTCGATGTTCTCACGCAGATTAGGTTTCGCTTTGGTCGTGGCGATGCTGTGCCTCGGCGGGCGCACGGCTAACGCCCAAGCCTCGCCGGTGAATTACTGGATCCCGGGCTGGCCGATGGGATTCAGCGGCGATGCGGGCGAGAGCCCGAACGCTTACGGCAGCTTTCCGAGCTTCGATTTCCGCGACGTCGGAAACGGCTCTTCTTACGCGCGCTACAATTTTTCGAACGGCTTTTTTGTCGGCAGCCAGCGCAACAGCATGGGCTTCAGCGGCCTGAGCCAAAGTGCGTTTGGCGGTTTCGGTTCGATCTACAGCGAAGGCGTGCAGTTCGGCTACAGCCTGAAGAACGGCGGCGGCCTGCCTGTCACTTTCTTTGCCGGTTTCGACACGCTGAAATACAATGCCGGCATCGGCAGCAGCGCGTTCGCGCCGTTCGACTCCAAGTCCGGCACGCTGCCCGTCTCGAGCGCGTATGCCGGCGTCGAATTCCAGCCGACGTCAAATCTCAGCCTGTCGCTCGGGGTCGGCGTCGTCCAGCAGACGGGTCGGATCGACAGCGAGATCAATTCGCTGCCCGGCGCCTCGTCGTTCTCCGTCGGTAACCGCCGCTACTAGTCTCAGTCGTCGCGCTGTACCAACTCGACGGTGATGCCCTCGGGCCCCTCGAAGAGCCGCAGCTTTCGGCTGATGTAGTCCATCTCGTCGCTCAGCACGGTTACGCCGTTGGCCACGAGGTACGCCGTGGCCGCCTCAATGTCGTCGACGCGGAACGCGAGGTGATTGAAGCCCCGTTTTCGCAGGTTCGTCGGGTGTGCACCCGGATCGGTCCCGGGGGGCGGGTCGAACTGAAGCAGCTGGATCTCGAAATGATAGGCTCCTTCGAGTGCGAGGGTAATGTGCTGCGCCTTCATGCGCGGTATGCCCATGTACCGGGCGGGAACGCCACCATCGATCGTTGCGACATGAGCCTTTCTGAAGCCAAGGAGCGCGAAGAACTCGATCGCCGGGCCGGCGTCGGCCACTGCGATCGTAACATGATCCGGATTGAGTATCATTTTATCACTCCGTGTGATCAACGCCGCGCGGACGCTCCCGAGTATGCCTTGTGAACGAGGCTGGTGGAGAGCCGCTGCACACCGTTCACAACACTGTTATTGCGAGCCTACAGTGCCGTCGCCTCCCTCAACTGGGCGTGTCGCGCTTGTTGTTGTATCCTCGCCGCAGCAACTGCACGGTCGCCAGGAGGAGTTGTCGCATGACTACTGTTGTACTCAACCGCCGCAACCTCCTCGCCGCAGGCGGCTCGATCCTCGCAACCGGGGTTTCCGGGCTCCTGTCGCCAGCGCGCGCGCAAGGCCTCGCGCCGACCCCTTCGATGCCGGGCGGGTCCAACAACTACCGCGCGGGCGCGCCGACAGTGGATCGAATCGGCAAGGGTGGCTTCTGGATGAGTGGCAC encodes the following:
- a CDS encoding VOC family protein gives rise to the protein MILNPDHVTIAVADAGPAIEFFALLGFRKAHVATIDGGVPARYMGIPRMKAQHITLALEGAYHFEIQLLQFDPPPGTDPGAHPTNLRKRGFNHLAFRVDDIEAATAYLVANGVTVLSDEMDYISRKLRLFEGPEGITVELVQRDD